A region from the Microcoleus sp. bin38.metabat.b11b12b14.051 genome encodes:
- a CDS encoding AAA family ATPase translates to MADTSLTIPGYRILDRIYNGSKTQVYRGLSADQKPVAIKILESEYPTFNELIQFRNQYTITKNLDITGIIKPLALSNYRNGFALVMEDFGGISISEYTALHQLSTADFLSIAIQTVQVLEGLYHARIIHKDIKPQNILINPNTLEVKIIDFSISSLLPRENQEIKSPNVLEGTLNYMSPEQTGRMNRGIDYRTDFYSLGVTFYELLTGQLPFKCNDAMELVHSHLAKTPTPPIEIIPSIPAILNDIILKLMAKNPEARYQSAFGLRYDLETCYQQWQATGQINQFTLASRDICDRFAIPEKLYGRETEVNTLLAAFDRVSQGNTEIMLVAGFSGIGKTAAVNEVHKPIVRQRGYFIKGKFDQFKRDIPFWAWVQGFQNLMRQLLTETSTKVQQWQAKILKVLGENAQVIIDVIPELEHLIGKQPKIQELEGSAAQNRFNLLFGKFIGLFATKEHPLVIFLDDLQWADSASLKLMQLLVSETDTRYLLLIGAYRDNEVFGAHPLILTLDEIRKNSLPVNQITLAPLDKPALNRLIADSLICPLERATPLTELVFSKTQGNPFFATQFLKFLQIDGLISFDVSSASWQCDIARVTALALTDDVVEFMALKLQKLPANTQDVLKLAACIGNQFDLATLAVVREKSQVETADELWKALQEGLVIPISEVYKFFQDSESSEVAQTSDLSVPYKFLHDRVQQAAYSLIPESQKQSTHLKIGQLLLRKGGHGGDAPTAEQTEDKIFDIVNHLNMGKELIIAQTERDELAQLNLIAGRRAKSSIAYGAAKRYLTTGLELLALDPWQNQYSLSLALYSEAAEVGYLNGEFEQMDKFANIVLQEAISILDKVKAYDAKIQASASQGKLTEAINIGLQVLKQLGVILPESPSQSDIQQGLEETALLCAEHEVEALINLPEMTEPEPLAVMYILSSIAPAAYVAVPTVMLLIGCKMVNLSLKYGKATWSSFGYSIYGLILCGVVQDIEMGYQFGYLAAKLAERFNVQKVKAKVFNVWGSLIVHWKKHLREALPILIEGYQSAVESGDFEMAGHCAFHICDVSCFLGQELTEAEQKISTYSKAISKIRQEVLLTWIALVRQVVLNFSGNNENPTCLIGEVYNEEEALTTAIRANDGCQIHQLYLYKLILNFVFSQHHEAIKNAVLAEKYLGSVTALICVPLFHFYDSLAHLAVFAEASSSEQEVILNRVKNNQGKMQKWAHHAPMNHLHKFYLVEAERHGVLGERLEAVEMYDRAIALAQQNEYINDEALAHELAAKFYLSWGKEKIARIYLTDAYYAYARWGAKAKVEDLEKCYPQLLAPIINSKTSLQTGRILSPTTDITLSMTSSFEMSGFLDLATVIKASQALSGEIELDKLLSTLMQTAIENAGASKGALILYRGGNLIVEVVGTSDTSENIVLQSIPLESSRKIPISLINYAARTEELLLYNNVPKQSQNINDSYIIEHQPKSVLCLPIQHQGKIIAILYLENSLTTNAFTPDRLAVLNILSSQAAISIENAQLYGNLEAQVAERTQELSQALSYLEATQEELIQSEKMAALGQLVAGVAHEVNTPLGAIRSSAGNVSKFLNQTLEQLPELFQSLSTEEADNFLNLLKRSLEKETSLSTKEERKLKRALRGKLEELGIVDPDTAADRLVMMGVYDEIDSFVPLLQKSDNLQVLEIAYKLSELKRGLATIDTATDRASKVVFALKTYARYEQSGEKTAASITEGIETILTLYQNQLKQGVEVVRNYAEIPPILCYPDELNQVWTNLVHNALQAMDYRGTLTIDFAQQDGLAKIGVTDSGKGIPEEIKSKIFEPFFTTKPAGEGSGLGLDIVKKIVQKHQGKIEVESIPGQTTFNVFLPMSGAGVD, encoded by the coding sequence ATGGCTGACACTTCACTAACAATTCCCGGATATCGCATCCTCGATCGCATTTACAACGGCTCTAAAACCCAGGTTTATCGAGGGCTTTCGGCAGACCAAAAACCCGTCGCAATCAAAATCCTGGAAAGTGAATATCCTACTTTCAACGAACTCATACAGTTTCGCAATCAGTACACCATTACCAAAAATCTCGACATAACAGGAATAATCAAACCCCTGGCACTCTCCAACTACCGCAACGGTTTTGCTTTAGTAATGGAAGATTTTGGCGGCATCTCTATTTCAGAATATACCGCCCTTCACCAACTCAGTACCGCCGATTTTTTATCGATAGCAATTCAAACAGTTCAAGTCTTAGAAGGACTTTATCACGCTAGAATTATTCACAAAGATATCAAACCTCAGAATATTCTAATTAATCCCAACACCCTAGAAGTCAAAATCATCGACTTCAGTATCTCTTCCCTTTTACCCCGAGAAAATCAAGAAATTAAAAGCCCTAACGTTCTCGAAGGGACGCTAAATTATATGTCTCCCGAACAAACGGGTAGAATGAATCGAGGTATCGACTACCGCACCGATTTCTACTCGCTGGGAGTCACATTTTACGAACTGCTAACAGGACAATTACCCTTCAAATGTAACGACGCGATGGAGTTAGTTCACTCGCATCTTGCCAAGACTCCAACTCCCCCAATCGAAATCATCCCAAGCATCCCCGCAATCCTGAATGACATCATCCTGAAATTGATGGCAAAAAACCCAGAAGCACGCTATCAAAGTGCTTTCGGACTCAGATATGACCTAGAAACCTGTTACCAGCAGTGGCAAGCAACAGGCCAAATTAACCAGTTTACCTTAGCAAGTAGAGATATTTGCGATCGCTTCGCCATACCCGAAAAACTCTACGGCAGAGAAACCGAAGTTAACACATTATTAGCAGCATTCGATCGCGTCAGCCAAGGCAATACCGAAATCATGCTAGTAGCCGGCTTTTCCGGCATTGGCAAAACCGCCGCCGTCAACGAAGTACACAAACCCATCGTCCGCCAGCGGGGCTACTTCATCAAAGGGAAATTTGACCAATTCAAGCGCGATATCCCCTTTTGGGCCTGGGTGCAAGGCTTCCAGAATTTGATGCGGCAACTCCTCACAGAAACCAGCACTAAAGTGCAGCAATGGCAAGCCAAAATCTTAAAAGTTTTGGGTGAAAATGCCCAGGTAATTATCGATGTCATCCCTGAATTAGAACACCTGATCGGCAAGCAGCCAAAAATCCAAGAACTAGAGGGAAGTGCGGCTCAAAATCGCTTTAATTTACTCTTTGGTAAATTTATCGGACTATTCGCTACCAAAGAGCATCCTTTAGTCATTTTCTTGGATGATTTGCAGTGGGCTGATTCTGCTTCCCTGAAGCTAATGCAGTTGCTAGTAAGTGAGACGGATACCCGCTATTTACTGTTAATCGGAGCCTATCGGGATAACGAAGTTTTCGGTGCCCATCCGCTAATTTTGACCTTGGACGAGATCCGCAAAAACTCATTACCAGTCAATCAAATTACCTTAGCGCCCTTAGATAAACCAGCCCTAAATCGGTTGATTGCCGATAGCCTAATTTGTCCTTTAGAACGAGCAACTCCTTTAACAGAACTCGTATTCAGCAAAACTCAAGGCAATCCTTTCTTCGCTACGCAATTCCTCAAATTCCTCCAGATAGATGGGTTGATTTCTTTTGACGTTAGTTCAGCGTCTTGGCAGTGCGATATTGCCCGAGTGACCGCCCTTGCTTTGACTGACGATGTAGTCGAGTTTATGGCGCTCAAGTTGCAAAAGCTGCCTGCAAATACCCAGGATGTTTTGAAACTAGCTGCTTGTATCGGCAACCAATTTGACTTGGCAACCTTGGCAGTTGTCCGTGAAAAATCCCAGGTGGAAACGGCAGATGAATTGTGGAAAGCGCTGCAAGAGGGGTTAGTGATTCCCATCAGCGAAGTTTACAAGTTTTTTCAAGATTCGGAATCCTCAGAGGTGGCACAAACATCTGATTTATCGGTTCCCTATAAATTTTTACACGATCGCGTCCAGCAAGCAGCATATTCTTTAATTCCGGAATCTCAAAAACAATCGACTCACCTCAAAATAGGGCAACTGTTGCTGAGGAAGGGCGGACACGGAGGCGATGCCCCTACCGCAGAACAAACAGAAGATAAAATTTTTGATATTGTCAACCATTTGAACATGGGCAAGGAGTTAATTATTGCTCAAACTGAGCGAGATGAATTAGCTCAATTGAATTTAATCGCTGGACGTAGAGCGAAAAGTTCCATAGCCTATGGTGCTGCGAAAAGATATTTAACTACGGGACTGGAATTGTTAGCACTAGATCCTTGGCAGAATCAGTATAGCCTATCATTGGCTTTGTACTCGGAAGCAGCAGAGGTGGGTTATCTCAATGGTGAGTTTGAGCAGATGGATAAATTCGCTAATATTGTTCTGCAAGAAGCGATTTCGATTCTGGACAAAGTGAAAGCCTATGATGCAAAAATTCAAGCGTCTGCCTCCCAGGGTAAACTCACAGAAGCTATTAACATTGGGCTGCAAGTCCTCAAGCAGTTGGGAGTAATTTTACCAGAATCGCCCAGCCAGTCGGATATTCAACAAGGACTAGAAGAAACTGCTTTGCTCTGTGCTGAACACGAAGTCGAAGCCTTAATTAACCTGCCAGAAATGACTGAACCAGAACCGTTAGCAGTCATGTACATCTTATCAAGTATTGCTCCTGCTGCTTATGTTGCTGTACCAACAGTGATGTTACTCATTGGGTGCAAAATGGTTAATTTGTCACTCAAATATGGCAAGGCCACCTGGTCGTCATTTGGTTATTCTATTTACGGATTAATCCTCTGTGGAGTAGTCCAAGACATAGAAATGGGTTATCAATTTGGTTACTTAGCTGCAAAATTGGCTGAGCGGTTCAATGTTCAGAAAGTCAAGGCTAAGGTATTCAATGTCTGGGGTTCTTTGATCGTACACTGGAAAAAACATCTCAGAGAAGCACTACCCATTTTGATTGAGGGATATCAAAGTGCAGTGGAAAGTGGAGACTTTGAAATGGCTGGTCATTGTGCATTTCATATATGCGATGTCTCATGTTTTTTGGGTCAAGAGCTTACGGAGGCAGAACAAAAGATATCAACATACAGTAAGGCTATTAGTAAAATTAGACAAGAAGTTTTATTGACTTGGATTGCATTAGTTCGGCAAGTAGTCCTGAATTTTTCAGGTAATAATGAAAATCCCACTTGTTTAATTGGTGAGGTATACAATGAAGAGGAAGCACTAACAACTGCTATTAGAGCAAATGATGGCTGTCAAATTCATCAATTATACCTCTATAAACTGATTTTAAATTTCGTGTTTAGCCAACATCATGAAGCCATTAAAAATGCTGTTTTAGCCGAAAAATATCTAGGCAGCGTGACAGCACTGATCTGCGTTCCTCTATTCCATTTTTATGATTCTCTGGCACATTTAGCTGTATTTGCTGAGGCTTCAAGTTCAGAACAAGAGGTTATACTCAATCGGGTTAAAAATAACCAAGGAAAAATGCAAAAGTGGGCGCATCATGCTCCGATGAATCATTTACATAAATTCTATCTAGTAGAAGCCGAACGGCATGGGGTGCTAGGAGAAAGACTGGAGGCAGTCGAAATGTACGATCGCGCAATTGCACTAGCGCAACAAAACGAGTACATTAATGATGAAGCCCTCGCCCACGAACTCGCGGCTAAATTCTACCTAAGCTGGGGTAAAGAAAAAATTGCCCGAATCTATTTAACTGATGCTTACTATGCTTACGCACGCTGGGGCGCTAAGGCAAAAGTTGAGGATTTAGAAAAATGCTACCCGCAATTACTCGCCCCAATTATAAACAGTAAAACCAGCTTGCAGACAGGTCGAATACTTTCCCCGACGACGGATATCACCCTCTCAATGACTAGCAGTTTTGAAATGTCAGGATTTCTAGACTTGGCAACAGTTATCAAAGCATCTCAAGCTCTTTCAGGGGAAATTGAGCTTGACAAATTGCTCTCAACTTTGATGCAAACGGCAATTGAAAATGCTGGGGCTTCCAAAGGCGCTTTGATTTTGTACCGAGGAGGCAACTTAATAGTCGAAGTTGTGGGAACTAGCGACACTTCAGAAAACATAGTCCTCCAATCCATCCCCCTGGAAAGTAGCAGAAAAATTCCCATAAGTCTGATTAACTACGCAGCCAGAACTGAAGAACTTTTGCTCTACAACAATGTACCGAAACAAAGCCAAAACATCAACGATTCTTATATAATTGAACACCAACCCAAGTCAGTTCTGTGCCTGCCAATCCAACACCAAGGCAAAATTATTGCCATTCTCTACCTCGAAAATAGTCTGACAACAAACGCTTTTACTCCCGATAGATTAGCAGTTTTAAACATCTTGTCTTCTCAGGCGGCGATCTCGATAGAAAATGCCCAACTATATGGGAATTTAGAAGCCCAAGTCGCAGAACGCACCCAAGAATTATCACAAGCTTTAAGCTATCTCGAAGCTACCCAAGAAGAACTGATTCAATCTGAAAAAATGGCAGCTTTAGGACAACTGGTTGCCGGAGTTGCTCACGAAGTTAACACTCCTCTGGGCGCGATTCGCTCCTCTGCTGGTAATGTTTCTAAGTTCTTAAATCAAACTCTAGAACAGTTGCCGGAACTTTTTCAATCTCTCTCGACAGAAGAAGCAGATAATTTCTTGAATTTACTCAAGCGTTCTCTCGAAAAAGAAACAAGCTTATCAACGAAAGAGGAACGAAAATTGAAGAGAGCTTTAAGAGGCAAACTGGAAGAATTAGGAATAGTAGATCCAGATACCGCAGCCGATCGCCTAGTGATGATGGGAGTGTATGATGAAATTGACAGCTTTGTGCCGCTGCTGCAAAAATCCGATAACTTGCAAGTCCTAGAAATCGCCTACAAACTTTCTGAATTAAAAAGAGGCCTCGCCACGATCGACACAGCCACAGACAGAGCATCAAAAGTCGTGTTTGCCTTAAAAACCTATGCCCGTTACGAACAGTCGGGGGAAAAGACAGCAGCCAGCATTACAGAAGGTATTGAAACAATCTTAACTCTTTATCAAAACCAACTCAAACAAGGAGTTGAAGTAGTAAGAAACTATGCCGAAATCCCGCCGATCCTGTGCTATCCAGACGAACTAAATCAAGTGTGGACAAATCTGGTTCATAATGCTTTGCAAGCAATGGATTATAGAGGCACTCTCACAATTGATTTTGCCCAACAAGACGGGCTGGCGAAGATTGGTGTCACCGACAGCGGTAAGGGTATACCAGAAGAGATTAAATCTAAAATATTTGAGCCTTTTTTTACTACTAAGCCTGCGGGAGAAGGTAGCGGATTGGGGCTAGATATTGTGAAGAAGATTGTGCAAAAACATCAGGGAAAAATAGAAGTGGAATCGATTCCCGGTCAAACTACATTTAATGTTTTTCTGCCAATGAGCGGCGCAGGAGTCGATTAG
- a CDS encoding ribonuclease HII: MKEEGRRKKEEGRRKREEGRGKKGEEEIFTLFPSFHLSISPPLTLSQSPSLPRIIAGVDEVGRGALFGPVVAAACILPDEVQGELVSCGVRDSKQLSAAARSRLAIQIRAVAVDCQIGAASVREIDRLNILQASLLAMKRAILKLNVQPDLCLVDGNQRIPNLSIEQVTMIKGDSRSIQIAAASIVAKVWRDELILRMALKYPEYDLTNNKGYGTKKHKLALERCGASVFHRVSFSPCRKS; this comes from the coding sequence ATGAAGGAAGAAGGAAGAAGGAAGAAGGAAGAAGGAAGAAGGAAGAGGGAAGAAGGAAGAGGGAAGAAGGGAGAAGAAGAAATTTTTACTCTCTTCCCATCTTTCCATCTTTCCATCTCTCCCCCTCTCACCCTCTCCCAATCTCCCTCTCTCCCTCGCATAATTGCAGGTGTCGATGAAGTAGGAAGAGGAGCTTTGTTCGGGCCAGTGGTGGCTGCCGCCTGCATTTTGCCCGACGAAGTTCAGGGTGAATTAGTAAGTTGCGGAGTCCGCGACAGCAAACAGTTGAGTGCCGCAGCCCGGAGTCGGTTAGCCATCCAAATCCGGGCTGTGGCGGTTGACTGTCAAATTGGTGCAGCTTCGGTGCGGGAGATCGATCGCCTGAATATTTTGCAAGCTTCTTTGTTGGCAATGAAGCGCGCGATTTTGAAGTTAAATGTTCAGCCTGATTTGTGTTTGGTAGACGGCAATCAAAGAATACCCAATTTGTCGATCGAACAAGTGACGATGATTAAGGGTGATTCGCGATCGATTCAGATTGCCGCCGCCAGCATTGTCGCCAAAGTTTGGCGCGATGAATTAATCCTGCGGATGGCCCTCAAGTATCCCGAATATGACTTGACAAACAACAAAGGATATGGTACCAAAAAACATAAATTAGCTTTAGAACGTTGCGGTGCGTCTGTCTTTCATCGGGTGTCATTTAGTCCTTGCCGAAAATCTTAA
- a CDS encoding Rne/Rng family ribonuclease, which yields MTKQIVIAEQHRIAAVFSEDQIQELVVATGSHQVSDIYLGIVENVLPGIDAAFVNIGDPERNGFMHVTDLGPLRLKRSAGAITELLTPQQKVLVQVMKEPTGSKGPRLTGNITLPGRYLVLMPYGRGVNLSRRIKSEAERNRLRALAILVKPAGMGLLVRTEAEGMTEEAIMEDLEVLQKQWEAVQLEGGSTRAPALLNRDDDFIQRVLRDMFSGDVNRIVVDSQNGIKRVKQQLMSWNGGKLPAGVLIDHHRERASILEFFRVNAAIREALRPRVDLPSGGYVIIEPTEALTVIDVNSGSFTRSATARETVLWTNCEAATEIARQLRLRNIAGVIIVDFIDMESRRDQLQVLEHFNKALKADKSRPQIAQLSELGLVELTRKRQGQNIYELFGHSCPTCSGLGHLVQLPGEEDFAAAVRDGADRTVATSNRVMLNLPEGLERRSLAPVASATPAPVREERSPEPARAAWEPQSESLDFVEAGGNASALDLLNHPSYQDLGNGTRRRRRRRIGEEAFVVAAEEEPVRSKLRLPNTQSAPVAETRSEYQAPPGIRAASEGFGLVNMATVGRREDFDRVRPAKSELMKPMVEPPEVISVEMTPEEQDVYALMGVSPLVLTDRSVKNPKNAIVSVTLPGAAPNKPPFEQLEFEFEAPTAAEDVEERDYYPEMSEAEPVFSEDEEAQIYGESSIDDETDDFAPLDETDDPIGFSYQQHESIEEHESIEEHESIEEHESIEEHESIEEHESSQPSEPEEPAINRRRRRRSSAVLDE from the coding sequence ATGACAAAGCAGATAGTTATAGCAGAGCAGCATCGCATTGCTGCCGTTTTTTCAGAAGATCAAATCCAAGAACTCGTGGTAGCCACAGGGAGCCACCAAGTCAGCGACATCTACTTGGGAATTGTCGAAAATGTACTCCCCGGGATAGATGCGGCCTTCGTCAATATTGGCGACCCAGAACGCAACGGGTTCATGCACGTCACAGACCTCGGCCCGCTGCGGCTCAAACGATCGGCAGGAGCAATTACAGAACTCCTCACCCCCCAGCAAAAAGTGCTGGTACAGGTGATGAAAGAACCGACGGGCAGCAAAGGCCCTCGGCTGACAGGCAATATTACCCTGCCCGGCCGCTATTTGGTACTGATGCCCTACGGCAGGGGAGTCAATCTATCCCGCCGCATCAAGTCGGAAGCCGAGCGCAACCGCCTCAGAGCCCTAGCTATTTTGGTGAAACCGGCCGGAATGGGGCTGCTGGTACGCACCGAAGCCGAAGGCATGACCGAAGAAGCCATCATGGAAGATTTGGAAGTCTTGCAAAAGCAGTGGGAAGCCGTTCAACTCGAAGGCGGTTCCACGCGGGCGCCGGCACTGCTCAACCGCGATGACGATTTTATTCAGCGGGTGCTGCGGGATATGTTCAGCGGTGATGTGAACCGGATTGTGGTTGACTCGCAAAATGGCATTAAGCGGGTGAAGCAGCAGTTGATGAGCTGGAACGGTGGTAAACTTCCTGCGGGAGTTTTGATCGACCACCACCGAGAGCGCGCCTCGATTTTAGAATTTTTCCGCGTCAATGCTGCGATTCGAGAAGCCCTCAGACCGAGGGTAGATTTACCTTCGGGCGGTTATGTGATTATTGAGCCGACAGAAGCACTGACGGTAATTGATGTCAACTCTGGTTCGTTTACTCGATCGGCAACAGCTCGCGAAACTGTACTCTGGACAAATTGCGAAGCAGCAACCGAAATTGCCCGCCAACTTCGGCTGCGGAATATTGCCGGGGTGATTATTGTTGACTTTATTGACATGGAATCCCGCCGCGATCAGTTGCAGGTGCTGGAACATTTCAATAAAGCTCTCAAAGCTGACAAATCTCGACCGCAAATCGCTCAACTCTCAGAATTGGGACTGGTAGAACTCACCCGCAAACGCCAAGGTCAAAATATTTACGAGTTGTTCGGCCACAGTTGCCCCACTTGCAGCGGGCTGGGTCATTTGGTGCAACTCCCGGGCGAAGAAGATTTCGCCGCAGCAGTGCGCGACGGAGCCGATCGCACTGTGGCTACCTCCAACCGGGTGATGCTGAACTTGCCAGAAGGATTGGAACGCCGCAGCTTGGCGCCCGTAGCTTCTGCAACTCCTGCTCCAGTCAGAGAAGAACGTTCTCCCGAACCTGCTCGGGCTGCTTGGGAACCTCAGAGCGAAAGTTTAGATTTTGTGGAGGCTGGCGGCAACGCCTCGGCTTTGGACTTACTCAACCATCCCAGCTATCAGGATTTGGGGAACGGAACGAGAAGGCGCCGCCGCCGCCGGATTGGCGAAGAGGCTTTTGTCGTAGCAGCAGAGGAGGAACCGGTACGCAGCAAGCTGCGACTGCCGAATACTCAAAGCGCCCCCGTCGCCGAAACGCGCTCAGAGTATCAGGCACCCCCCGGCATCCGCGCAGCTTCCGAGGGCTTCGGGCTGGTGAATATGGCGACTGTTGGCAGGCGCGAGGATTTCGATCGCGTGCGCCCAGCTAAATCTGAGTTGATGAAGCCGATGGTGGAGCCTCCGGAGGTGATTTCGGTGGAAATGACACCCGAGGAACAGGATGTTTATGCTCTGATGGGCGTTTCTCCCTTGGTGCTGACGGATCGCAGCGTCAAAAATCCTAAGAATGCGATCGTTTCGGTGACTCTCCCGGGAGCGGCCCCGAACAAGCCGCCTTTTGAGCAGCTCGAATTTGAATTTGAGGCGCCGACGGCAGCAGAGGATGTTGAGGAAAGGGATTATTATCCAGAAATGTCAGAAGCTGAGCCTGTATTTTCTGAGGATGAGGAAGCCCAAATTTACGGGGAGAGTTCGATCGACGACGAAACTGATGATTTTGCTCCTCTAGATGAAACCGACGATCCGATCGGCTTCTCCTACCAACAACACGAGTCGATCGAAGAGCACGAGTCGATCGAAGAGCACGAATCGATCGAAGAGCACGAGTCGATCGAAGAGCACGAGTCGATCGAAGAGCACGAGTCGAGCCAGCCCAGCGAACCCGAAGAGCCTGCTATCAACCGCCGCCGCCGCCGCCGCTCGTCAGCCGTTTTGGATGAGTGA